Below is a window of Desulfomonilaceae bacterium DNA.
ACTCGCCCTACTTGCGTATTCAAGCCTAAGTCTGGGGGCATCCGGAGAAGCTGAACATTGTTACAAACCGGTTTCCAGACTCGAATGTTCCGCGTGGAATCTCGGTCAAGGTATAACCAGTATTGTATTCGCTCCTTGTGAGATATGGGCCTCGATGATTAACAGCGCGACCGAAGGCGCATACAAAGGATCTTGCTCGGGAGGTCTTTCCGGTTATCTGTCAGGAGCCACGGCCGGCTATCTCACAGGAATGATCACTGGATTGGCTGCAATGCTAAAGCAAATAAACACAGGATTAAAACAGGCGACCACTTTCTGGAAACCTCAAATCGCGCATTCAGATTTAGTGTCCCCAAAAGACCCTGACCGATATATAGGACCAGAGAATTGTTTTGATCCGGATCCTTTTTGGTTCAACGGACCTGTTCCACCTTTTGGTAGCAATTCAATTTTTCACTAGCAGGCCCTGGTCATATCGAAAAAAGGCAGCGAATCTAAAGTCCTTCCATATAGCGTTGGGCGCTGTATGCCGCTATTGCGCCGTCTCCCACCGCCGTGGATATTTGTCGGAGGATTTTTGCCCTAATATCGCCTGCCGCAAAAATTCCAGGGACCGAGGCTGCCATGTTCACATCGGTTAAGATAAAACCTCGCTCATCCGATTGCACTAGACCTCTAAAGGCTTCATCGGTAGGCTTGATACCAACATAGAAAAAAACTCCGCCCACCGGAAGTTTAGAAATATTTCCATCCAGAGTTGAACGAATAAACAAAGACTCAACATCGATTTTTCCAACAATCTCCTCTGGAACTGAGTTCCAATGGATTGTTAACTTCGGTTCTGCAAAGGCTTTTTCCTGAATTTCCTTCACCGCCCGCAATTGGTTTCGCCGATGAACAAGGTGAACTCTTGAAGCAAACCTGGTAAGATATACTGCTTCTTCTGTAGCTGAGTCTCCACCACCTATAACAGCGACCTCAACATCCTTAAAAAAAGGGCCATCACAAACAGCGCAATAACTAACGCCTCGGCCTGCGAATTTATATTCACCGGGGATGCCCAGCTTTATCGGGTTTGCTCCCGTGGCCAGGATAAGCGTTCGAGAAGAATAAGCGGTTCCATCCTCATTCTTCAGATCAAAACCTGAATCAGTTTTTGAAACTGAAACGATATCTGCATTTTGGATTTCTAGACCGAATTTCCGGGCTTGAGTTTCCATTTTTTGGGCAAGTTCATACCCCAAAATCGGATCCGGTTGACCAGGATAATTGTCTACAAGCTCAGTGGCGGCCATTTGACCGCCAGGCGCGCCTTTCTCAAGCAAGACTACCTTTATCCTTGCCCTGGCAGCGTACAGACCCGCAGTCAAACCCGCCGGGCCACCCCCCAGGATGATTAAATCAGTTTGCATACTAACTTATCCTATCAAGCATTTCCTTTATTTTTGTTTTGGGCACAGCTCCTACTATTTCTGCCACTCTTTCTCCATTCTTAAACAACATGAGCGTCGGTATTCCTTTCACTCCATATTTGGATGGTGTCTGTTTGTTGTCATCCACATTTAGCTTCGCTATCTTCACCTTCCCGCTGTATTCTCCAGCCAACTCTTCTACAACAGGACCAACAGTTCTGCACGGTCCGCACCAGGCAGCCCAGAAATCCACCAAAGCCGGAACTTCC
It encodes the following:
- the trxB gene encoding thioredoxin-disulfide reductase; translated protein: MQTDLIILGGGPAGLTAGLYAARARIKVVLLEKGAPGGQMAATELVDNYPGQPDPILGYELAQKMETQARKFGLEIQNADIVSVSKTDSGFDLKNEDGTAYSSRTLILATGANPIKLGIPGEYKFAGRGVSYCAVCDGPFFKDVEVAVIGGGDSATEEAVYLTRFASRVHLVHRRNQLRAVKEIQEKAFAEPKLTIHWNSVPEEIVGKIDVESLFIRSTLDGNISKLPVGGVFFYVGIKPTDEAFRGLVQSDERGFILTDVNMAASVPGIFAAGDIRAKILRQISTAVGDGAIAAYSAQRYMEGL
- the trxA gene encoding thioredoxin, whose amino-acid sequence is MAESGVILHVTDADFDQQILKSEVPALVDFWAAWCGPCRTVGPVVEELAGEYSGKVKIAKLNVDDNKQTPSKYGVKGIPTLMLFKNGERVAEIVGAVPKTKIKEMLDRIS